From Brassica oleracea var. oleracea cultivar TO1000 chromosome C3, BOL, whole genome shotgun sequence, a single genomic window includes:
- the LOC106327937 gene encoding pectinesterase inhibitor, whose translation MKQFSRLLFISVLYLSSVNADSSLITSLCKHCDDPKLCLSSIYARPESGEFAATTNQIEIIAISAASANASSTSAYIKEMLSREDLEPATEATFEDCQKNYQDAVEQLDDSISAMLTDAHADVDVWLNAAISAIKSCSNELESGAGNDAELSQRNLVFLKLCKNALVINKMLT comes from the coding sequence ATGAAGCAATTCTCGAGACTTCTCTTCATTTCCGTTCTCTATTTATCATCTGTCAATGCTGATTCCAGCCTTATTACCAGTCTCTGCAAACACTGTGACGATCCAAAACTCTGTCTCTCGAGCATATATGCCCGTCCCGAGTCAGGGGAGTTTGCAGCCACCACCAACCAGATCGAGATCATAGCTATCTCTGCCGCCTCAGCTAATGCCTCCTCCACTTCCGCCTATATTAAGGAAATGCTTAGCCGAGAGGATCTGGAGCCGGCTACGGAGGCCACATTCGAGGACTGCCAGAAGAATTACCAAGATGCCGTGGAGCAGCTCGACGACTCGATATCCGCCATGCTTACTGATGCACACGCCGACGTCGATGTCTGGCTGAACGCTGCAATCAGCGCCATCAAATCTTGTAGCAATGAGTTGGAGTCAGGCGCCGGAAATGATGCAGAGCTTTCTCAGAGAAACCTAGTTTTTCTTAAACTGTGCAAAAATGCTTTGGTGATTAACAAAATGTTAACATGA